The DNA window GCCGTCAACGCAGAGGTCAGATGAGTCTGTTGCGTAACCGTTCGGCAACAGGCTCATTTGACCCGAAAGATGGTTGCGATCGCCCTGATTGCAGCGATCTTCAGCAAATCTATTCTTAAAGAGTTCGTGTAATCTGCCGTTAAAGTAGTCATCGTACAACTCCCGGATTCAAAGCGGCATGAGAAACGTCTCGGTTCGAACCAGTCTCCTCGCAGTTTTCCTGATCTTTGCCGTGATGATTCTGCTCGGAGGTGCGGTCGGCATCGCCGCGCTCAGTCGAGCGAACGAGAATCTGAATCGCGTCCATCAGATCGCGACTCAAGAAATCCTCGTCAACGACGGCTACAAGGATTCCACCCGCAGCCGCGCCGCGTTGACTCGCGCTTACTCCGCGCTCAAGGAGCGCAACGACGAAGCGACCCGCGACTCCGCGTTGAAGAGCGCCGGGACGACCATCAATCGTGCGGCCGCTGAAACCACCGCATTCCAGAATGCCGCTGCGTTCAAAGGCATCGACGACACGCTAAAGCAGCAGTTGATCGACTCGTCGACCCAACTCGCACAAACGCTGAAAAAGGCCGCCGACGCGCTGCGTGCCGGCGACACCAACGCGTACGCGGCGATCAACGACCGCGAAATTACCGCGAACGGCGCGGCGTATTCAGCGAGCGTCGAGAAATTCCAGAGCCTGGCCAGTTCGTTGTCCAACGACGCGATTACCCAGGACGATCAGGAGTATTCGTGGGTCATCAGTCTCGTCGTTGTCGGTGTATGCGCCGCTCTCGCGCTCATCGTCGCGTCGCACTTCGCGTTGAAGCGGATTGTGACCGCGCCGCTGAGCGAGGCGACCAACCTGCTCGACCAGATCGCAGCGAACGACCTGACCGCGCGCATTCCCGCCGCGAGCGCCAACGAAATCGGCCAGCTTTTCGCGGCCATGCAGCGGATGCAGCGCGGTTTGTCGCAGACAGTGGCGAACGTGCGCAACAGTTGCGAAGCGATTCACGGCGGCGCGCGTGAAATCGCGGCAGGCAATCTCGATCTGTCCAGCCGCACGGAACAGCAATCCGCCGCGTTGGAAGAGACGGCGGCCAGCATGGAGCAGTTGACCTCCACCGTTAAACAGAACGCGGACAACGCGCAGCAGGCCAGCCGCCAGGCGACCGACGCAGCCGACGTCGCCGAGGGCGGCGGCACGGTCGTCGAGCGAGCCATCCAGACCATGAACACGATCACCCAAAGCTCGCGCAAGATCTCCGAGATCACGGGGATGATCGACAGTATTGCGTTCCAGACCAATATTCTCGCGTTGAACGCGGCGGTCGAATCGGCGCGCGCGGGCGAACAGGGACGCGGTTTCGCCGTGGTCGCGAACGAAGTTCGCAGCCTGTCGCTGCGCAGCGCGGAGGCCGCCCGCGAGATCAAGACGCTGATCGGTGCATCGGTCGAGGACGTGGCGAACGGCAGCAGCCTGGTCACGCAGGCCGGCGAGTCGATGAAGCAGATCGTCCACGCGGTGCGCGGCGTCGCCACGCTGATGAATGAAATCAAGGCCGCGACCATCGAGCAGAGCGCGGGCATCGAACAGGTCGGCCAGGCCGTCACGCAGATGGATCAGGTCACGCAACAGAATGCCGCGCTCGTCGAGGAAGCCGCCGCGGCGGCAAGCGCACTCGAAGAGCAGGCTCAGTCGATGACGCACGCCGTCTCGGCATTCCGGCTCGCTACGCACTGACAGGTGCGACGGCCGACAGTCTTATTGTCCAGAGTCCGCCTGGAATCTGGACACGAGAGAAATAGAACTATCGATAAACGGAGAAATGAATATGAACGTTAAACGCGTGGTGGGCGCAATCGCAATGCTGTGTGCCGGTGTTTCGATTACCGGCGCCTCACAGGCCGCGACGTACGCGTACGTGTCGAACGCGGATAGCCAGGATATTTCGGTGTTCAGCGTCGACGAGTCGAACGGCTCGCTTGCGCCGGTGGAAACCGTGAACGTCGGCGGAACGGTGATGCCGATGGCGTTTTCGCCGGACCATCTGCGGCTTTATGCCGGTGTGCGCTCGAAGCCGTATCGCGTGGTGAGCTTCGCGGTCAATCCGCTCGACGGCCGCCTGATCGAGCTTGGCAAATCGCCGCTTGCTGAAAGCATGGCGTATATCTCGACCGATGCCACCGGCCGCTATCTGTTTTCCGCGTCGTACGGCGGCAACATGCTGGCGGTGAACAGCATCGGCACGAACGGTGTGGTTGGCGACGTGCAGCAGACCATCAAGACCGGGCCGATGGCGCACGCAATCCGCCCTGCTCCCGACAACCGTTACGTGTTCGCGTCGGTGCTCGGTTCGGACGCGTGGCTGCGCCTGAAATTCGACGCGTCGAATGGACAGCTCACTGAAGACGCCGCGCCTGCCTATTCGCTTCCACCGAAATCGGGTCCGCGTCACTTCGTGTTTTCGCCGGATCATCGCTTCACGTACCTCATCGACGAACTCGACGGCAAGGTGCACGTGCTCGCTTTCGATGCCGCTCACGACACCGTCAAGCCGATCGACACAGCCTCCGTGCTGCCGCCCAACTTCGGCGCAGCGACGCCGTGGGGCGCCGATCTTCATCTGACGCCGGACGGCCGCTTCCTGTACGTGTCCGAGCGCACGTCGAGCACGCTGTCGGCGTACAAGGTGAACACAGCAACGGGCAAGCTGACGCGCTTTGCTACGTACGACACCGAAAAGCAGCCGCGCGGATTCAATATCGATCCGTCGGGCAAGTACCTGCTTGCAGTCGGCCAACTGTCGACGAATCTGAGCGCTTATCGCATCGACGGCAAGACCGGCAAGCTCACGGCAATCGGACAGTATCCGGTTGGCAAGGGCGCGAACTGGATTGAAATGGTCACGTTTAACGGCACGAACGGTAATTAAGGCTTTCCAGCGACGCGGCAATTGCCGTCTCGCTGGCTTCGTTCAGATCGGCGGGCGTCTTCGTAGCGATGGCACTCGCCGCTGAAAATCACGCGCGTCATTCCACAAGAGCGGCGTGTCGAAAAAAATTT is part of the Paraburkholderia fungorum genome and encodes:
- a CDS encoding methyl-accepting chemotaxis protein — translated: MRNVSVRTSLLAVFLIFAVMILLGGAVGIAALSRANENLNRVHQIATQEILVNDGYKDSTRSRAALTRAYSALKERNDEATRDSALKSAGTTINRAAAETTAFQNAAAFKGIDDTLKQQLIDSSTQLAQTLKKAADALRAGDTNAYAAINDREITANGAAYSASVEKFQSLASSLSNDAITQDDQEYSWVISLVVVGVCAALALIVASHFALKRIVTAPLSEATNLLDQIAANDLTARIPAASANEIGQLFAAMQRMQRGLSQTVANVRNSCEAIHGGAREIAAGNLDLSSRTEQQSAALEETAASMEQLTSTVKQNADNAQQASRQATDAADVAEGGGTVVERAIQTMNTITQSSRKISEITGMIDSIAFQTNILALNAAVESARAGEQGRGFAVVANEVRSLSLRSAEAAREIKTLIGASVEDVANGSSLVTQAGESMKQIVHAVRGVATLMNEIKAATIEQSAGIEQVGQAVTQMDQVTQQNAALVEEAAAAASALEEQAQSMTHAVSAFRLATH
- a CDS encoding lactonase family protein — translated: MNMNVKRVVGAIAMLCAGVSITGASQAATYAYVSNADSQDISVFSVDESNGSLAPVETVNVGGTVMPMAFSPDHLRLYAGVRSKPYRVVSFAVNPLDGRLIELGKSPLAESMAYISTDATGRYLFSASYGGNMLAVNSIGTNGVVGDVQQTIKTGPMAHAIRPAPDNRYVFASVLGSDAWLRLKFDASNGQLTEDAAPAYSLPPKSGPRHFVFSPDHRFTYLIDELDGKVHVLAFDAAHDTVKPIDTASVLPPNFGAATPWGADLHLTPDGRFLYVSERTSSTLSAYKVNTATGKLTRFATYDTEKQPRGFNIDPSGKYLLAVGQLSTNLSAYRIDGKTGKLTAIGQYPVGKGANWIEMVTFNGTNGN